From the genome of Candidatus Dormiibacterota bacterium, one region includes:
- a CDS encoding oligosaccharide flippase family protein, which produces MIATFARPKGAYEEPGQLWLAAGVSVAAVLAVALAARGGAAGAIVLVALGGGALVALTIWRPAIGCAVLVLSVPLTGGLGRDTVIPLFRTSEVIAALVGLALLVRYVPKKSRIPFTGLDLAVGGYCLSGLIIPALVLFVGHDGGGFTVWRVVFAPAQYLLIYLIFSRTELRERSLYAILNLAMAASVVIALIGLAQLADVPGVRTFINSYFPMDGSGEAICQFGVCRPDSLLEHWSAFGGFALLNFILALALAAWAHPAFSKRWLTLVMAANAVAVLASQTQAVIIALVIVILVVIWHARRAPRQLLVVAAAILVGLAVFWPQVSARATQQFSSVASGSSGPVSLETRFRYWNAYFLPVIGDHLLTGTGTVIPGAVPTQLASFVDNEYLRLAFRAGVVGVGALLLMLATVGAVGWRNRMAPDPTVRAIGATAVAYVIGFAIMGATGEYLTYAGLSQLFWMVIGVLGALQLARLKPLAEPARIIELSPAPQWGGPIRIALSSAARSAMRLAPEMPFLRSSAIVFSGNTAARFLGLLFSVVAARLLLPAGYGIFAYALALATIAGMLVGNAQQGLSRALARSEGAPAEQNAHFTNWVVVVAIVLGLSLAIALPLSYIAGLRGWLVVGVMANLVGLAVLQLYREAQRGLERYGAMVGVYLLANVIQLLAIIGLAVGGQRSPAAYLIVYGLSSVVGLMPMQAMAPLTLHFVRDAVSRVRIQEIRKFISPLFLQTAFFSIWIGADLILVTRLMSSSSAGAYAAAKTVVNGLMLIATAITVPLVPRVANLPARAVAEYVLRALRIVAVLTVPLVAFLVLFSRPLVSILFASGYAQAAAPLAILAIGMGLYALYTVLEWAWIARGRPAVDATATGAGMLTTVVAGLMLVPRAGLVGAAIAFAAGAAIQLVVIGGISAWWLQGIRRVPDDSAERSA; this is translated from the coding sequence ATGATCGCCACCTTCGCCCGTCCGAAGGGGGCCTACGAAGAACCGGGCCAGCTCTGGCTCGCCGCCGGTGTCTCCGTCGCCGCTGTTCTGGCAGTGGCGCTAGCCGCTCGGGGTGGCGCCGCCGGCGCGATCGTGCTCGTGGCGTTGGGCGGCGGCGCCCTGGTCGCCCTGACGATTTGGCGGCCGGCCATTGGCTGCGCCGTATTGGTTCTTTCGGTGCCGCTGACCGGCGGGCTCGGACGCGATACCGTCATCCCGCTCTTTCGGACCAGCGAGGTTATCGCAGCGTTGGTGGGGCTCGCCCTGCTGGTCCGCTACGTGCCAAAGAAGAGCAGGATCCCGTTCACCGGCCTCGACCTCGCGGTGGGGGGCTACTGCCTCAGCGGACTGATCATTCCGGCGCTCGTCCTGTTCGTCGGGCACGATGGAGGCGGTTTCACGGTGTGGCGGGTGGTCTTCGCGCCTGCCCAGTATCTGTTGATCTATCTCATCTTTTCGAGAACGGAACTTCGCGAACGGAGCCTGTACGCCATCTTGAACCTGGCCATGGCCGCCAGCGTCGTCATCGCGCTCATCGGTTTGGCGCAGCTGGCAGACGTGCCGGGTGTCCGAACGTTCATCAACAGCTACTTTCCGATGGACGGCAGCGGCGAGGCGATCTGCCAGTTTGGGGTATGCCGTCCAGACTCGCTTCTCGAACATTGGAGCGCTTTCGGCGGCTTTGCGCTCCTCAATTTCATCCTGGCTCTGGCGCTTGCCGCCTGGGCGCACCCGGCCTTTTCCAAGCGGTGGCTCACGCTTGTCATGGCGGCAAATGCCGTTGCGGTGCTGGCGAGCCAGACTCAGGCGGTCATTATCGCGCTGGTCATCGTGATCCTGGTCGTCATCTGGCACGCTCGCCGGGCCCCGCGACAGCTCCTGGTCGTCGCCGCGGCGATTCTCGTCGGGCTCGCTGTTTTCTGGCCCCAGGTTTCGGCGCGCGCGACGCAGCAGTTCTCTTCGGTCGCTAGCGGCAGCTCCGGTCCCGTAAGCCTCGAGACCCGATTCCGCTATTGGAATGCCTACTTTCTGCCTGTCATCGGCGATCACCTCTTGACCGGCACTGGCACTGTGATTCCGGGCGCGGTCCCGACGCAACTCGCGTCGTTCGTCGACAACGAATACCTACGCCTTGCTTTCCGGGCCGGGGTTGTTGGCGTGGGTGCGCTGCTACTGATGCTGGCGACGGTCGGTGCGGTCGGCTGGCGTAATCGGATGGCCCCCGACCCCACCGTCCGGGCTATCGGCGCGACTGCCGTGGCCTATGTCATCGGCTTTGCGATTATGGGGGCGACCGGCGAATATCTCACCTACGCTGGCCTTAGCCAGCTGTTCTGGATGGTGATCGGCGTGCTTGGCGCTCTGCAGTTGGCGCGACTGAAACCTTTGGCTGAACCGGCCAGAATCATCGAACTTAGTCCGGCGCCGCAGTGGGGTGGGCCGATCAGGATCGCGCTGTCGTCGGCCGCCCGCTCCGCGATGCGGCTCGCACCGGAAATGCCATTTCTTCGGTCGTCCGCCATCGTCTTTTCGGGCAATACGGCGGCAAGGTTCCTCGGCCTCTTGTTTTCGGTTGTCGCGGCGCGCCTGCTCCTGCCGGCTGGCTACGGCATCTTTGCTTATGCCCTGGCGCTGGCTACCATTGCCGGAATGCTGGTCGGGAATGCGCAGCAGGGCCTTTCTCGTGCGCTCGCTCGCAGCGAAGGCGCGCCTGCCGAACAGAACGCGCACTTCACCAACTGGGTGGTCGTCGTAGCGATCGTGTTGGGCCTGAGCCTTGCGATTGCGCTACCCCTCTCTTACATCGCCGGGCTTCGGGGATGGCTCGTGGTTGGTGTCATGGCCAACCTGGTTGGGCTCGCCGTCTTACAGCTGTATCGTGAAGCTCAGCGGGGCCTCGAACGATACGGCGCCATGGTCGGCGTCTACCTGCTGGCTAACGTCATCCAGCTACTTGCCATCATCGGTCTGGCTGTCGGCGGTCAACGAAGCCCCGCCGCCTACCTCATCGTCTACGGGTTGTCGAGCGTGGTCGGGCTCATGCCGATGCAGGCGATGGCGCCACTCACGCTTCATTTCGTGCGTGATGCCGTTTCGCGGGTCCGGATACAAGAGATCCGCAAATTCATCAGTCCACTCTTCTTGCAGACGGCGTTCTTCTCGATTTGGATTGGCGCTGACCTCATCCTCGTCACGCGCCTGATGTCCTCGTCATCTGCTGGGGCCTATGCCGCCGCCAAGACGGTCGTGAACGGCCTGATGCTGATTGCCACCGCCATCACGGTCCCGTTGGTGCCGCGTGTCGCCAACCTCCCCGCCCGAGCCGTCGCGGAGTACGTGCTCCGCGCTCTGCGGATCGTCGCCGTCCTGACGGTTCCGCTGGTGGCATTCCTCGTACTCTTCAGCCGGCCTCTCGTGTCCATCCTCTTCGCCTCGGGTTACGCGCAGGCGGCCGCTCCCCTGGCCATTCTCGCGATCGGGATGGGTCTGTACGCGCTGTACACCGTACTCGAGTGGGCCTGGATCGCGCGCGGACGCCCGGCCGTCGATGCGACGGCGACGGGCGCGGGCATGCTCACCACCGTTGTGGCTGGTCTCATGCTTGTACCGCGCGCCGGGCTGGTGGGGGCTGCCATTGCGTTTGCGGCGGGCGCCGCCATCCAACTGGTCGTCATCGGCGGGATCAGTGCGTGGTGGCTCCAAGGGATTCGCCGGGTGCCCGATGACAGCGCGGAGCGATCAGCATGA
- a CDS encoding glycosyltransferase, with amino-acid sequence MTMPLKASVCIPTYNRRERVLAALRALDRQTIDPDRFEVIVLIDGATDGTEAALAGLKPGYALRWSAQPNAGSSAARNAAARLARHEVIIFLDDDHVPVPELVAAHLEEHERNDDVIVQGCYPLAPGYDRMGAALAYELARTRTLPASHRPNGSSWMLWAGNFSVRKQTFRRVGGFDEDFRAWGSEDTDFGLRLAALSIPLVVSEAAVSQHRMRVGYGAFRRQSYSAGRAVVRLSRKHGRPLNELSPNETTGWLSSVLARSWSVSPAATDAAGRMFSACLWLADRARARPLQLAFARVVRRIYKVGGITEEVAVRIGEA; translated from the coding sequence ATGACAATGCCACTGAAGGCCTCGGTCTGCATACCCACATACAACCGGCGGGAGAGGGTCCTTGCCGCCCTGAGAGCACTGGATCGCCAGACGATTGACCCTGACCGATTCGAGGTGATTGTCCTCATCGACGGGGCAACGGATGGAACGGAAGCGGCGCTGGCGGGCCTTAAGCCCGGGTATGCCTTGCGGTGGAGTGCCCAGCCGAATGCCGGCAGTTCGGCGGCGCGGAATGCTGCGGCGCGCCTCGCCAGGCACGAGGTCATCATCTTCCTCGACGACGACCATGTCCCGGTTCCCGAGCTTGTCGCTGCGCATCTCGAAGAACACGAGCGAAATGACGACGTTATTGTTCAGGGGTGCTATCCGCTTGCGCCCGGCTATGACCGCATGGGCGCCGCGCTCGCCTATGAGCTGGCGAGAACCCGGACCCTGCCAGCGAGCCATCGTCCAAACGGTTCGAGCTGGATGCTGTGGGCCGGCAATTTCTCCGTCCGGAAGCAGACCTTCAGACGGGTCGGCGGCTTCGATGAAGATTTCCGCGCATGGGGCAGTGAAGATACGGACTTCGGCCTGCGGTTGGCTGCACTATCTATTCCACTCGTCGTAAGCGAAGCGGCAGTCAGCCAGCATCGGATGCGCGTCGGCTACGGGGCGTTTCGACGGCAGTCCTACAGCGCCGGGCGTGCCGTCGTGCGCCTATCGCGCAAGCACGGGCGCCCGCTCAACGAGCTATCACCCAATGAGACGACCGGATGGCTGAGCTCCGTCCTCGCCCGTTCCTGGAGCGTGAGTCCGGCGGCAACGGACGCCGCCGGAAGGATGTTCAGCGCATGTCTGTGGCTGGCCGATCGCGCCCGTGCCCGTCCGCTCCAACTGGCCTTTGCCCGCGTGGTGCGCCGCATCTACAAGGTTGGCGGCATTACGGAGGAAGTCGCCGTGCGGATCGGCGAAGCCTAA
- a CDS encoding glycosyl hydrolase, translating into MYQTGAPWSWGQYNAVEAQINRHSAIVHWYAQWGNQSGVFNPSTLNLLNGVRQHGSLPLISWEPWVGPPATNNPFPLKGIAAGQFDTYIDSWATGLAAYAHPIMLRWGPEMQGNWLPWGANINGNTPADFIAAYRHIHDRFVRAGASKVQWVFGADGDPNGGFPPLGLFYPGDAYVDWLGSDIYNVGTTQQYGTWQPMSARLQLSYNRLTALSASKPIILAEFGSVEQGGDKAAWVQQAAVDFRRLFPQVKAVVWFSEGIYSLTTSATAIAGERAAFGAAPFCLTLPY; encoded by the coding sequence ATGTACCAGACGGGCGCTCCGTGGTCATGGGGCCAGTACAATGCGGTCGAGGCGCAGATCAATCGGCACAGCGCCATCGTTCACTGGTACGCGCAGTGGGGAAACCAGAGCGGCGTCTTCAATCCGTCGACGCTGAACCTGCTGAACGGCGTTCGCCAGCACGGCTCGCTCCCGCTGATCAGCTGGGAGCCCTGGGTTGGGCCGCCCGCCACAAACAACCCCTTCCCGCTGAAAGGGATCGCGGCCGGTCAGTTCGACACCTATATCGATAGTTGGGCGACGGGTCTGGCCGCCTACGCGCATCCCATAATGCTGCGCTGGGGGCCGGAGATGCAGGGCAACTGGCTCCCATGGGGGGCGAACATCAACGGCAATACGCCGGCCGACTTCATCGCCGCCTACCGACACATCCATGACCGCTTCGTCAGGGCAGGCGCGAGCAAGGTGCAATGGGTATTTGGGGCCGACGGCGACCCCAATGGCGGTTTCCCGCCGCTCGGCCTTTTCTATCCGGGCGACGCCTACGTCGACTGGCTGGGAAGCGACATCTATAACGTCGGCACCACGCAGCAATACGGGACGTGGCAGCCAATGAGTGCCCGGCTTCAGCTTTCCTACAACCGGCTGACCGCGCTGAGCGCCAGCAAGCCGATCATCCTCGCCGAATTCGGCAGCGTCGAGCAGGGAGGAGACAAGGCAGCCTGGGTCCAGCAAGCCGCGGTGGACTTCCGACGGTTGTTCCCACAGGTCAAGGCGGTGGTCTGGTTTAGCGAGGGCATCTACTCGTTGACGACGTCCGCGACCGCCATCGCCGGCGAGCGAGCGGCCTTCGGAGCGGCGCCCTTCTGCTTGACGCTTCCCTATTAG
- a CDS encoding SRPBCC family protein, translating to MVAYQTAQEDLKMWTYEHSIETGASPESIWPLYADVPAWPRWDQGLEWVTLNGPFAGGSTGNLKVPGQDPLPFKVLEVRPLQSFSDETYIPGLAIRFDHFLEPTNTGKTRITHRVIITGPAADEAGPNLGPQITADVPEAMESLARLALQSVTPSLRKA from the coding sequence ATGGTCGCATATCAAACCGCCCAGGAGGATCTCAAGATGTGGACCTATGAACATTCGATCGAGACCGGCGCGAGCCCCGAGTCCATCTGGCCCCTCTATGCCGACGTCCCCGCTTGGCCGCGCTGGGATCAGGGATTGGAGTGGGTGACGCTGAACGGTCCGTTTGCCGGCGGGAGCACGGGCAACCTGAAGGTTCCCGGTCAGGATCCGTTGCCCTTCAAGGTCCTCGAAGTTCGACCGCTGCAGAGTTTCTCGGACGAGACCTACATCCCCGGTCTCGCGATCCGGTTCGACCACTTCTTGGAACCGACGAACACGGGGAAGACGCGCATCACCCACCGGGTGATCATCACCGGCCCGGCGGCAGACGAGGCGGGGCCGAACCTCGGTCCGCAGATTACGGCCGACGTTCCCGAGGCGATGGAGTCGTTGGCGCGGCTCGCCCTGCAATCAGTCACGCCCAGCCTGCGCAAGGCCTAG
- a CDS encoding MarR family transcriptional regulator, whose product MAAALRPMGLTHVQFVLLASTWWLIAHGGQPSQRELADHAGTDVMMTSQVVRALQAKGLITREPDARDPRALRLGLTKQGEKAAQLALAAVESADEDYFQAVEDRPRLIGALRAMAGHPRSERTA is encoded by the coding sequence ATGGCTGCTGCCCTGCGGCCGATGGGGTTGACGCACGTCCAGTTCGTGCTGCTGGCTAGCACCTGGTGGCTCATCGCGCACGGCGGCCAACCGAGCCAGCGTGAGCTGGCCGATCACGCCGGGACCGACGTGATGATGACCTCTCAAGTCGTACGGGCCTTGCAAGCCAAGGGCCTGATCACGCGGGAGCCCGATGCGCGTGACCCGCGTGCCCTTCGCCTTGGCCTGACAAAGCAAGGGGAGAAAGCCGCTCAACTGGCCCTTGCCGCTGTGGAGTCCGCGGACGAAGACTATTTCCAGGCCGTCGAGGATAGACCGCGGTTGATCGGTGCGCTCCGGGCAATGGCAGGCCATCCACGAAGCGAGAGGACCGCTTAA
- a CDS encoding amidase: MTDLELAFTPAVDLARMIAARTVSPVEVVSNALSRIEDVNPKLNCFCFVWHDDAQEAAQTAAEAVARGETLGPLHGVPMALKDTTPTAGHRTTLGSYTHENWIPDRDAYIVGALRRAGAIIVGKTTTPEFAHTLVTDSPLWGITRNPWNLERTPGGSSGGSAAAVAAGCVPLAEGTDMGGSVRIPAAWCGIVGLKPGLGRIPMDTLPGLFDLMSHHGPLAHTVDDVRVFLRATQGPDDADILSVPCPLDLESPVPASVNGLRLALSIDLGLWAVDPAIEASVRAAAIALRAAGAVVDEVEVSVTRKDEDVWVDLWSVFMASYYGHLVEQYAPKMDPDVLRLIERGNALSAVQLKRLELARTDLWRRLAPVFASYDALLCPTMATGPSPAGKADRPKDPPADGRYHAADMTGVFNLVAPCPALSVPCGWDAEGLPIGLQVVGRRWREDTVLRIGRAVEVAIPDSFRRPLI; the protein is encoded by the coding sequence ATGACAGACCTCGAACTCGCCTTCACGCCGGCCGTCGACCTGGCGCGCATGATCGCCGCGCGCACCGTCTCGCCGGTCGAAGTGGTTTCCAATGCCCTGTCCCGCATCGAGGACGTCAACCCGAAACTGAACTGCTTCTGCTTCGTCTGGCATGACGACGCCCAGGAAGCCGCGCAGACCGCCGCCGAAGCAGTGGCTCGTGGCGAGACATTAGGCCCGCTGCATGGCGTGCCCATGGCGCTGAAAGACACGACGCCGACCGCCGGTCACCGGACAACGCTCGGCTCCTACACGCATGAGAACTGGATCCCGGATCGCGACGCCTACATCGTTGGGGCGCTGCGGCGAGCCGGCGCGATCATCGTCGGCAAGACCACCACTCCGGAGTTCGCGCACACACTGGTGACCGACAGCCCGCTCTGGGGCATCACGAGAAACCCCTGGAACCTCGAGCGTACGCCGGGTGGCTCATCTGGAGGGAGCGCCGCGGCGGTCGCGGCCGGGTGCGTACCGCTGGCCGAAGGCACCGACATGGGAGGGTCGGTGCGGATCCCGGCCGCCTGGTGCGGAATCGTCGGGCTGAAGCCCGGACTGGGTCGCATTCCGATGGACACACTTCCTGGCCTCTTCGACCTGATGTCACACCATGGTCCCCTGGCTCACACGGTCGACGACGTGCGCGTGTTCTTGCGAGCCACCCAGGGACCGGATGATGCCGACATCCTTTCCGTTCCCTGCCCGCTCGACCTCGAGTCGCCGGTCCCGGCGTCGGTCAACGGTCTCCGCCTCGCGTTGTCGATCGACCTAGGACTCTGGGCCGTCGACCCGGCCATTGAGGCCTCGGTGCGCGCGGCGGCCATCGCCTTGCGTGCGGCGGGGGCGGTTGTCGACGAAGTCGAGGTCAGTGTGACGCGGAAGGACGAAGACGTCTGGGTAGATCTGTGGAGCGTGTTTATGGCCAGCTACTACGGCCACCTGGTTGAGCAATACGCACCGAAGATGGATCCGGATGTCCTGAGGCTGATCGAGCGTGGCAACGCGCTGAGCGCAGTGCAGCTCAAACGGCTCGAGTTGGCGCGGACCGATCTCTGGCGTCGGCTCGCACCTGTCTTCGCTTCCTACGACGCCCTGCTTTGCCCCACTATGGCCACTGGGCCCAGCCCTGCCGGCAAGGCTGACCGACCAAAGGATCCTCCGGCGGATGGTCGCTATCACGCCGCCGACATGACGGGTGTCTTCAACCTGGTCGCGCCGTGCCCGGCGCTATCGGTCCCCTGCGGCTGGGACGCTGAAGGCCTGCCGATCGGGTTGCAGGTCGTCGGCCGGCGGTGGCGCGAGGATACGGTGCTTCGGATCGGGCGGGCAGTCGAGGTGGCCATACCCGACTCCTTTCGCCGGCCGCTGATCTAG
- a CDS encoding DEAD/DEAH box helicase, producing the protein MTTTFADLGVNAHLLTALAKNSIDSPVTVQVEAIPPLLRGRDVVIQAPTGSGKTLAFILPIVERLIAVKGPGPRALVVTPTRELAIQVDRVFQSLATGLKSALVYGGVGYATQERDLKAGVDLVVGTPGRILDMVSRRRLSLNRVQFLVLDEGDEMLDAGFAPDVERIIELTYQPQMALASATMPDWVSRMIERHLDDPVRIVVAAPAEDALEHGLLRVSRPEKLRTLSKLLQRHRGSAIVFGRTKHGVRKLSRDLRNLGHDSADLQGNLSQNVRDRTMDSFRGLRTNVLVATNVAARGLDISHVDLVINYDLPDSPQWLTHRVGRTARMGVKGRALTFVTPEDEVAWRTLRRQGAPALPELDVRSLLAEGDWRYVAASLVEPEPRVRTARVTPGPSGAARPAQSWNRRRRRPRGRGPYRSDQRPASAGA; encoded by the coding sequence TTGACAACGACGTTTGCCGACCTGGGCGTAAATGCCCACCTCCTGACCGCCCTCGCGAAAAACTCGATCGACAGCCCGGTGACTGTCCAGGTCGAAGCCATCCCGCCCCTGCTACGGGGACGCGATGTCGTCATCCAGGCCCCAACCGGCTCCGGGAAGACGCTGGCCTTCATCCTGCCGATCGTCGAACGGCTGATCGCCGTCAAAGGACCCGGGCCGCGGGCGCTGGTCGTCACACCCACCCGTGAACTCGCCATCCAGGTCGACCGGGTCTTCCAATCCCTGGCCACCGGCCTCAAATCGGCCCTGGTCTACGGCGGCGTCGGCTACGCCACCCAGGAACGCGATCTCAAAGCCGGCGTCGATCTCGTGGTCGGGACACCCGGTCGCATCCTCGACATGGTTTCGCGGCGACGCCTGTCGTTGAACCGAGTTCAGTTCCTCGTGCTCGACGAAGGCGACGAGATGCTCGACGCCGGCTTCGCGCCGGATGTGGAGCGCATCATCGAGTTGACCTACCAGCCCCAGATGGCCCTGGCGTCCGCGACGATGCCCGATTGGGTCAGCCGCATGATCGAGCGTCACCTCGACGACCCGGTCCGCATCGTGGTCGCCGCGCCGGCCGAGGATGCTCTCGAGCACGGCCTCCTTCGGGTCAGCCGTCCGGAGAAGCTGCGCACGCTCAGCAAGCTGCTGCAGCGTCACCGCGGCTCCGCCATCGTCTTCGGCCGCACCAAGCACGGGGTTCGCAAGCTCAGCCGCGACCTGCGCAATCTCGGCCACGACAGTGCCGACCTCCAGGGCAACCTCTCGCAGAACGTCCGCGACCGCACCATGGATTCCTTCCGGGGACTCCGGACCAACGTCCTGGTGGCCACCAACGTGGCCGCCCGCGGTCTCGATATCAGCCACGTCGATCTCGTGATCAACTACGACCTCCCGGATTCGCCACAGTGGCTCACCCATCGCGTCGGCCGCACGGCCCGCATGGGGGTCAAGGGTCGCGCCCTGACCTTCGTCACGCCGGAAGATGAGGTCGCCTGGCGCACCCTGCGCCGCCAGGGCGCGCCCGCTCTGCCCGAGCTAGATGTTCGGAGCCTGCTGGCCGAGGGGGATTGGCGCTACGTCGCCGCCTCGCTCGTCGAGCCGGAACCGAGGGTGCGCACCGCGCGCGTCACGCCCGGGCCGTCCGGTGCCGCCCGTCCTGCCCAATCGTGGAATCGGCGGCGTCGCCGTCCTCGAGGGCGCGGGCCGTATCGATCCGACCAGCGGCCGGCCTCGGCTGGCGCTTAA
- a CDS encoding transketolase — protein sequence MAKSSVSEVHTTQGLDFIRELGQQLRVDSIRASTAAASGHPTSSMSAADLMAVLITRYFRYDWNDPKQPNNDHLIFSKGHASPLLYAIYKAVGVVSDDELLTFRKFGSRLEGHPTPILPWVDVATGSLGQGLPIAVGVALAGRKLDQLPYHVWTLTGDSELAEGSIWEGLDKASYYGLSNFTAMFDINRLGQRGPTEYEWQTDVYRDRVQAFGGRAIVIDGHDLEQIDQALQQAREATTKPTVVIARTVKGKGFSEIENKDGWHGKALPADMAERAITELGGVRHLRVDGLKPEPGEPAIKDAKVEITLPTYKKGDKVATRKAYGDTLKALGARPTVVAMDGEVSNSTFADEFAKAYPDRYFEIFIAEQQLVATAIGMSVRHYIPFASTFAAFFSRAYDFIRMGAISQANIRLSGSHAGVEIGEDGPSQMALEDLAMMRAIHGSTVLYPSDATSTAHLVSAMADQPGISYLRTTRGAYPVLYDQGTKFPIGGSKLVRSDPNDRVTLVGAGVTLHNCLAAADELEREGIKTRVIDLYSVKPVDKVTLQEAAAQTRGRLVVVEDHYPEGGLGAAVMEALASDMAPPRIVHLAVRGLPGSGKPVELMDKAEISARHIVAAAKRLYGI from the coding sequence ATGGCAAAGAGCTCGGTGAGCGAGGTCCACACGACCCAGGGCCTGGATTTCATCCGGGAGCTCGGGCAGCAGTTGCGAGTCGACAGCATCCGGGCCAGCACCGCCGCTGCTTCCGGCCACCCCACCTCATCGATGTCGGCGGCCGACCTGATGGCCGTGCTCATCACCCGCTATTTCCGCTACGACTGGAACGACCCCAAGCAACCCAACAACGACCACCTGATCTTCTCCAAGGGGCACGCCTCGCCCTTGCTCTACGCCATCTACAAAGCGGTCGGCGTGGTCAGCGATGATGAGCTGCTCACCTTCCGCAAGTTCGGATCGCGGCTCGAGGGGCATCCCACCCCGATCCTGCCCTGGGTCGACGTTGCCACCGGGTCGCTCGGCCAGGGCCTGCCGATCGCCGTCGGCGTCGCGCTCGCGGGTCGCAAGCTCGACCAGCTGCCCTACCACGTCTGGACGCTCACCGGCGATAGCGAGCTGGCTGAGGGATCGATCTGGGAGGGGCTCGATAAGGCGAGCTATTACGGACTCTCGAACTTCACCGCCATGTTCGACATCAATCGCCTCGGCCAGCGCGGCCCCACCGAATACGAGTGGCAAACCGATGTCTACCGCGACCGGGTCCAGGCCTTCGGTGGTCGCGCCATCGTGATCGACGGTCACGACCTGGAACAGATCGATCAGGCCCTGCAGCAGGCTCGCGAGGCCACCACCAAGCCGACGGTCGTGATCGCGCGCACCGTCAAGGGCAAAGGCTTCAGCGAAATCGAAAACAAAGATGGCTGGCACGGCAAGGCCTTGCCCGCCGATATGGCGGAGCGTGCCATCACCGAGCTGGGCGGCGTGCGCCACCTCCGCGTCGACGGCCTGAAGCCCGAGCCCGGTGAACCCGCCATCAAGGATGCGAAGGTCGAGATCACGCTCCCCACCTATAAAAAGGGAGACAAGGTCGCGACGCGCAAGGCGTACGGGGATACGCTCAAGGCGCTGGGGGCCCGCCCGACGGTGGTCGCGATGGACGGCGAGGTGAGCAACTCCACCTTTGCCGACGAGTTCGCCAAGGCCTACCCGGATCGCTACTTCGAGATCTTCATCGCCGAGCAGCAGCTCGTCGCCACGGCCATCGGGATGAGCGTGCGCCACTACATCCCGTTCGCTTCAACCTTCGCCGCCTTCTTCAGCCGCGCCTACGACTTCATCCGCATGGGGGCGATCTCACAGGCGAACATCCGGCTCTCCGGGTCGCATGCCGGCGTCGAGATCGGGGAGGATGGGCCGTCGCAAATGGCGCTCGAGGACCTGGCGATGATGCGGGCGATCCACGGCTCGACCGTCCTTTATCCGTCGGATGCCACCTCGACCGCCCACCTGGTCAGTGCGATGGCCGACCAACCGGGGATCAGCTATCTCCGCACCACCCGGGGCGCGTATCCCGTGCTCTATGACCAGGGGACGAAGTTTCCCATCGGCGGCTCGAAGCTGGTCCGCAGCGATCCGAACGACCGAGTGACGCTGGTCGGGGCGGGTGTGACCCTGCACAACTGCCTGGCGGCGGCCGACGAGCTCGAACGCGAGGGCATCAAGACGCGCGTCATCGACCTGTACAGTGTCAAGCCGGTCGACAAGGTCACGCTGCAGGAGGCGGCGGCTCAGACGCGGGGCCGCCTGGTGGTCGTCGAGGACCACTACCCCGAGGGCGGCCTCGGCGCCGCCGTGATGGAGGCCCTGGCCTCCGACATGGCTCCGCCGCGGATCGTGCACCTCGCGGTGCGCGGGCTGCCGGGTTCAGGAAAGCCGGTGGAGCTGATGGACAAAGCGGAGATCTCGGCGCGGCATATCGTGGCGGCCGCGAAGCGACTCTACGGAATATAG
- a CDS encoding dodecin family protein gives MAVLKILELVGTSKQSWSDAAREAVNEAAKTVRGIETVEVVSSKAVVQNNRLTEYHVQVRIGFRIERAAASTSKKKA, from the coding sequence ATGGCCGTTCTGAAAATCCTGGAGCTGGTGGGGACCTCGAAGCAGAGTTGGAGCGACGCCGCGCGCGAGGCGGTAAACGAGGCAGCCAAGACGGTGCGCGGTATCGAGACGGTGGAGGTCGTGTCGTCGAAGGCGGTCGTCCAGAACAACCGCCTCACGGAGTATCACGTGCAGGTCCGGATCGGCTTCCGCATCGAGCGCGCAGCCGCCAGCACCTCGAAGAAAAAGGCGTAG